The following are from one region of the Cloacibacterium sp. TD35 genome:
- a CDS encoding DUF2490 domain-containing protein, which produces MIRKFCFILLITFAIFAKSQSNNSEHISGFTVVSLNYKHDQKWSAYLELQQRSIEDFSLPDYYEIKGGIGYNINKNNQSFVGLGRYATYKESRIANEEFRIWLQHTYSFSVDKLKIDNRLRLEKRFFHNAVTDVDTNDERYRLRTTLTMPLNNEKMAPKTIFANAFNEVFIGPNGDLFKRNRIFGGLGYVFSPLVSANLGYMWQRELYPSQRSLHFLYLGFNFTLDRAKLGHSEPFNVAD; this is translated from the coding sequence ATGATACGCAAATTTTGCTTTATCCTTCTGATTACTTTTGCAATTTTCGCAAAATCACAAAGTAATAATTCAGAACATATTTCTGGTTTTACTGTAGTTTCTCTCAATTACAAACATGACCAAAAATGGAGTGCTTACCTGGAACTTCAACAGCGTTCTATAGAAGATTTCAGCTTGCCAGATTATTACGAAATAAAAGGAGGAATAGGTTACAATATTAATAAAAACAACCAGTCTTTCGTGGGTTTAGGAAGATATGCCACCTATAAAGAAAGCAGAATTGCAAACGAAGAATTTAGAATCTGGCTACAACACACTTATTCATTTAGTGTAGATAAACTAAAAATAGACAATAGGTTACGACTAGAAAAACGTTTCTTTCACAACGCCGTAACAGATGTAGACACCAATGATGAAAGATATAGACTAAGAACCACTTTAACGATGCCTCTTAACAATGAAAAAATGGCTCCAAAAACAATTTTCGCCAATGCTTTTAACGAAGTTTTTATTGGTCCAAATGGAGATTTATTTAAGAGAAATAGAATTTTCGGAGGTTTAGGATATGTGTTCAGCCCTTTAGTTTCAGCTAATTTAGGTTATATGTGGCAAAGAGAACTCTACCCTAGCCAGAGAAGTTTACATTTTTTATACCTAGGATTTAATTTTACCTTAGACAGAGCTAAACTTGGTCATTCTGAACCATTTAACGTAGCCGACTAG
- a CDS encoding GNAT family N-acetyltransferase, with translation MKIRKLNIDDLETLRDLSIQTFKETFSEVNTEEDMQKYLHENLSIEKLKSELENPNSEFYFAENNDEILGYLKLNFKDAQTEKLEENYFEIERIYVLKIFLDQKIGQILFDKAIEIGREKNLEYVWLGVWEENHRAIRFYEKNGFEIFGKHDFTLGEDVQTDLLMKRFIN, from the coding sequence ATGAAAATCAGAAAACTCAATATCGACGATTTAGAAACGCTTAGAGATCTCAGCATTCAAACCTTCAAGGAAACTTTCTCTGAAGTAAATACCGAAGAAGATATGCAAAAATATCTCCATGAAAATCTGAGCATTGAAAAGCTAAAATCTGAGTTAGAAAATCCAAATTCGGAGTTTTATTTCGCTGAAAACAATGATGAAATTTTGGGTTACTTGAAACTGAATTTCAAAGATGCTCAAACCGAAAAATTAGAAGAAAACTACTTCGAAATTGAAAGAATTTATGTTTTAAAAATATTTTTAGACCAAAAAATCGGACAAATTCTCTTTGATAAAGCAATAGAAATCGGAAGAGAAAAGAATTTAGAATATGTTTGGCTTGGCGTTTGGGAAGAAAACCACAGAGCCATTCGTTTTTACGAAAAAAATGGTTTTGAAATCTTCGGAAAACATGATTTCACTCTAGGCGAAGATGTACAGACTGATTTATTGATGAAACGTTTTATTAATTAA
- a CDS encoding TatD family hydrolase: MIDTHTHLYSEEFDEDRAEMIHRAINKGVTEFYLPAIDSESHEKMLHLEAEYPNQIFAMMGLHPCYVKPETWKKELDIVENYLNQRPFPAIGEIGIDLYWDKTTLDIQIKAFEQQIDWAIERDLPIVIHTRESFDETFEVLERKKHPKLRGIFHCFSGNLEQANRAIDLGFVLGIGGVVTFKNGKIDQFLNEIPLEKIVLETDSPYLAPVPHRGKRNESSYLDLVVGKLINIYNKDFAEIDRITTENAHRIFGK; the protein is encoded by the coding sequence ATGATTGACACACATACACACTTATATTCAGAAGAATTTGATGAAGACAGGGCAGAAATGATTCATCGCGCCATTAACAAGGGCGTTACCGAATTTTATCTACCTGCCATAGATTCAGAATCTCACGAAAAAATGCTTCATTTAGAAGCAGAATATCCCAACCAGATTTTCGCAATGATGGGATTGCATCCTTGTTATGTAAAACCAGAAACTTGGAAAAAAGAATTAGACATCGTAGAAAATTACTTGAATCAAAGACCATTTCCTGCCATTGGCGAAATCGGAATTGATTTGTATTGGGACAAAACTACGCTTGATATTCAGATAAAAGCTTTTGAACAACAGATAGATTGGGCGATTGAGAGAGATTTACCCATTGTCATTCATACCAGAGAAAGTTTTGATGAAACCTTCGAGGTTTTAGAAAGAAAAAAACACCCGAAATTACGAGGAATTTTTCATTGCTTTTCTGGAAATTTAGAACAAGCAAATCGAGCGATAGATTTAGGTTTTGTACTAGGAATTGGTGGCGTTGTTACTTTTAAAAATGGTAAAATCGACCAATTTTTAAATGAAATTCCTTTAGAAAAAATTGTTCTGGAAACAGATTCGCCTTATTTGGCACCAGTTCCGCACCGCGGAAAAAGAAATGAAAGTTCTTACCTGGATTTGGTCGTTGGAAAATTGATCAATATTTACAACAAAGATTTTGCAGAAATTGATAGAATCACTACCGAAAACGCACATCGTATTTTCGGAAAATAA
- a CDS encoding inorganic phosphate transporter: protein MDFPILLIIIIALALIFDFINGFHDAANSIATIVSTKVLSPFQAVLWAALWNFVAFFFAAYVIGEFKIGNTIAKTVNENYITLEVIFSGLIAAIAWNLLTWWFGIPSSSSHTLIGGFLGAALMHALVLDYNAVALAHPDFSMIEKIKFAFSELFTQNVVKYEKVIPIFLFIFLAPIIGMIVSVIITLIIVYFSKKSNPHKADQQFKKWQLFSSALFSLGHGLNDAQKVMGIIGAAVIYYHVNMIGGTDVYATMESADRFNHFTTDYIWVPFVSFLAIGLGTMSGGWKIVKTMGTRITKVTPLEGVSAETAGAITLFLTDHLGIPVSTTHTITGSIIGVGLTKRVSAVRWGVTISLLWAWVITIPISAIIAALCYLGVMAL from the coding sequence ATGGATTTTCCCATACTATTAATCATCATTATTGCCCTTGCATTAATTTTTGATTTTATCAACGGTTTCCACGATGCCGCGAATTCTATTGCAACCATAGTTTCTACTAAAGTACTTTCGCCGTTTCAGGCAGTATTATGGGCTGCACTTTGGAATTTTGTTGCTTTTTTCTTTGCAGCATACGTCATCGGAGAATTTAAAATCGGTAATACCATCGCCAAAACAGTAAATGAAAATTACATTACCCTAGAAGTAATTTTCTCAGGACTTATCGCGGCTATCGCTTGGAATTTATTAACCTGGTGGTTTGGTATTCCTTCATCATCATCACATACACTTATTGGTGGTTTCTTAGGAGCTGCTCTTATGCATGCTTTAGTTTTAGACTACAATGCAGTAGCTCTTGCACACCCTGATTTTTCAATGATTGAAAAAATAAAGTTCGCATTTAGTGAGCTCTTTACCCAAAACGTAGTAAAATATGAAAAGGTAATACCTATCTTTTTATTCATATTTTTAGCGCCTATTATTGGGATGATTGTTTCGGTAATCATTACTTTAATCATTGTTTACTTTTCTAAGAAATCTAATCCACACAAAGCTGATCAACAGTTTAAAAAATGGCAGTTGTTTTCTTCTGCACTTTTCAGTTTAGGTCACGGATTAAATGATGCTCAAAAAGTAATGGGAATCATAGGTGCTGCTGTTATTTATTACCACGTAAATATGATTGGTGGTACAGATGTATATGCCACTATGGAAAGTGCTGATCGCTTTAATCACTTTACCACAGATTATATTTGGGTACCATTCGTATCTTTCTTAGCCATAGGTTTAGGAACGATGAGTGGTGGTTGGAAAATTGTAAAAACCATGGGTACTAGAATCACTAAAGTGACTCCACTAGAAGGTGTAAGTGCTGAAACTGCTGGTGCTATTACCTTATTCCTTACAGACCATCTTGGTATTCCTGTATCTACTACACACACCATTACAGGTTCTATCATTGGTGTAGGACTTACCAAAAGAGTTTCTGCAGTAAGATGGGGAGTTACCATCAGTTTACTTTGGGCATGGGTAATTACTATTCCTATTAGTGCAATTATTGCAGCATTATGCTATCTTGGCGTAATGGCTTTATAA
- a CDS encoding polyprenyl synthetase family protein, translating to MEFIDKYQEIVAKAIEKHSFKNKPTELYEPMNYIISHGGKRLRPIMVLMANELFGGDTEKAMKPALAIEFFHNFTLIHDDIMDEAPLRRGKPTIHTLHGINIGILSGDALLIKAYQFFEDLEPELFKECIKIFSETGAVLCEGQQMDVNFETMENVTYDDYIEMITNKTGVLSAASFQIGALIAGAKKEDAELLYNFGKHIGIAFQIMDDYLDVFGNVEQFGKKHAGDIFENKKTVLYLLAMEHANEAEKKELDFWYSKKTENVDKIYSVEKIFRRNKVDEKVLRLIQKHNEIGHDFLKQIDAPEEKKKPFMELANYLLRRNS from the coding sequence ATGGAATTCATAGACAAATATCAAGAAATAGTTGCCAAAGCAATCGAAAAACACTCCTTCAAAAATAAGCCTACCGAACTTTACGAGCCCATGAATTACATCATTTCTCATGGCGGAAAAAGATTAAGACCCATTATGGTTCTTATGGCTAATGAACTTTTTGGTGGAGACACAGAAAAAGCAATGAAACCAGCTCTTGCCATAGAGTTTTTCCATAATTTCACACTCATTCATGATGATATTATGGATGAAGCACCTCTCAGAAGAGGAAAACCTACCATTCATACTTTACACGGAATCAATATCGGCATACTTTCTGGCGATGCATTACTGATAAAAGCTTACCAATTTTTTGAAGATTTAGAACCCGAACTTTTCAAAGAATGTATTAAAATTTTCTCTGAAACAGGTGCAGTTCTTTGTGAAGGTCAACAAATGGATGTGAACTTCGAAACGATGGAAAATGTAACCTATGATGATTACATAGAAATGATTACCAACAAAACAGGAGTTCTAAGTGCCGCTTCATTCCAAATAGGAGCACTCATTGCTGGTGCTAAAAAAGAAGATGCAGAACTTCTTTATAATTTCGGAAAACACATTGGTATTGCGTTCCAAATTATGGATGATTATTTAGATGTTTTCGGAAATGTAGAGCAATTCGGTAAAAAACACGCTGGAGACATCTTCGAAAATAAAAAAACAGTGCTTTATCTCCTTGCTATGGAGCATGCCAATGAAGCAGAGAAAAAAGAACTCGATTTTTGGTATTCTAAAAAAACTGAAAATGTAGACAAAATCTACAGCGTAGAGAAAATTTTCAGAAGAAATAAGGTAGACGAAAAAGTGTTAAGACTTATCCAAAAACACAACGAAATAGGTCACGATTTCTTAAAACAAATTGACGCACCAGAAGAAAAGAAAAAACCTTTCATGGAATTGGCCAATTATTTATTGAGAAGAAACTCTTAA
- a CDS encoding GSCFA domain-containing protein: protein MKFRTEVNIPISEKKILLTDSIFSVGSCFAAEMSKLLKNGQMQTLCNPFGTIFNPFSLNIAIKNLHDCKKYKEEDLILYNQEYISLNHHTSFNSFYAHKTLERINQNIETGNQFLQKTNWVFITYGTSFIYEFLPKNQLVANCHKIPQKFFNKRLLTDEELKTSITETIENLKDICENNVQILFTVSPVRHTKDGMTENQLSKSKLICALHETLSHFENCHYLPIYEIMMDDLRDYRFYKEDLIHPNNQAIQYIWEKFGNVYFSEEVKDFITENYKIKAALEHRPNDEKSPKYLEFLEKLKEKIALQQLKVKHKIFIE, encoded by the coding sequence ATGAAATTCAGAACAGAAGTCAATATTCCTATTTCTGAAAAGAAAATCCTTTTAACCGACAGCATTTTTTCTGTCGGTTCTTGCTTTGCTGCAGAAATGTCTAAATTGCTCAAAAACGGACAAATGCAAACACTTTGCAATCCTTTTGGAACGATTTTTAACCCATTTTCGTTGAATATCGCCATCAAAAATCTACACGATTGCAAAAAATATAAAGAAGAAGATTTAATTCTTTATAATCAAGAGTACATTTCTCTAAATCACCACACTTCTTTCAATAGTTTTTATGCACATAAAACCCTAGAAAGAATCAATCAAAACATAGAAACGGGAAATCAATTTCTACAAAAAACCAATTGGGTATTTATCACCTACGGCACTTCATTTATATATGAATTTTTGCCTAAAAATCAATTGGTGGCGAATTGTCATAAAATTCCGCAAAAGTTTTTCAACAAAAGACTTTTAACAGATGAGGAATTGAAAACTTCCATTACAGAAACCATAGAGAATCTAAAAGATATTTGTGAAAATAACGTTCAAATTCTATTTACAGTTTCACCAGTTCGTCACACCAAAGATGGAATGACGGAAAATCAATTGAGTAAATCCAAGTTGATTTGTGCGCTTCATGAAACCCTTTCCCATTTCGAAAACTGTCATTATTTACCGATTTACGAAATCATGATGGACGATTTGCGAGATTACAGGTTTTACAAAGAAGACTTAATTCATCCCAATAATCAAGCGATACAGTACATTTGGGAAAAATTTGGCAATGTTTATTTTTCAGAAGAAGTAAAAGATTTCATTACTGAAAACTACAAAATAAAAGCAGCTTTAGAACACAGACCAAATGACGAAAAATCTCCAAAATATTTGGAGTTTTTAGAAAAATTAAAAGAAAAAATAGCGCTTCAACAACTTAAAGTAAAACATAAGATTTTTATAGAATGA
- a CDS encoding DEAD/DEAH box helicase → MLFTDLQLIKPILDALTQEGYEKPTPIQSQAIPHLLEGKDLLGTAQTGTGKTAAFAIPILQNLYHKNTKNHQIKALILTPTRELAIQIEESFKAYGRHLPLKTLVIFGGVKQGAQEQALKKGVDILVATPGRLLDFINQGIISLKNLEIFVLDEADRMLDMGFVHDVKRVVKLLPPKRQTLFFSATFPKEIQELANSMLHKPVKVEVAPVSSTADTINQSIYFVEKDDKLDLLTHILQDDKLDQVLVFARTKHGSDKIARKLHKSNISAEAIHGNKSQNARQTALSNFKNKKTRVLVATDIAARGIDIDDLKYVINFELSDVSETYVHRIGRTGRAGAEGTSISFVDGLDLVNLKNTEKLIGKKIPVVKDHPYHPDNLVEQKRDSNNKPFVPKPKPQKKEDINFKKPKKKVFYRKK, encoded by the coding sequence TTGTTATTTACAGATTTACAATTGATTAAGCCCATCCTAGATGCGCTTACCCAAGAAGGTTATGAAAAACCAACACCTATTCAATCACAAGCGATTCCACATTTATTAGAAGGCAAAGACTTATTAGGAACTGCTCAAACAGGAACCGGAAAAACTGCTGCATTTGCCATTCCTATTTTGCAGAATCTTTATCATAAAAACACCAAAAACCATCAAATTAAAGCATTAATTTTAACGCCAACCAGAGAATTAGCGATTCAAATTGAAGAAAGTTTCAAAGCTTACGGAAGACATTTGCCGCTGAAAACTTTGGTAATATTTGGAGGCGTAAAACAAGGCGCTCAAGAACAAGCTCTTAAAAAAGGTGTAGATATTTTAGTAGCAACTCCAGGAAGATTACTCGATTTCATCAATCAAGGTATTATTTCGCTTAAAAATTTAGAAATTTTTGTTCTCGATGAAGCAGATAGAATGCTCGATATGGGTTTTGTGCATGATGTGAAAAGAGTAGTAAAGTTACTTCCGCCGAAAAGACAGACCTTGTTTTTCTCAGCGACTTTTCCTAAAGAAATTCAGGAATTGGCCAATTCTATGCTTCATAAGCCTGTAAAAGTAGAAGTGGCTCCTGTTTCTTCAACTGCAGACACGATTAATCAATCGATTTATTTTGTAGAAAAAGACGACAAATTAGATTTGTTGACTCACATTCTTCAAGATGATAAATTAGACCAAGTATTGGTTTTTGCCAGAACAAAACACGGTTCTGATAAAATTGCTAGAAAACTTCATAAAAGCAATATTTCTGCTGAAGCCATTCATGGAAATAAATCTCAGAATGCCAGACAAACAGCATTAAGCAATTTCAAAAATAAGAAAACAAGAGTTTTAGTAGCCACTGATATTGCTGCGAGAGGAATTGATATTGATGACTTAAAATATGTGATTAATTTCGAACTTTCTGACGTTTCTGAAACCTACGTTCACCGAATTGGTAGAACGGGAAGAGCAGGAGCAGAAGGAACTTCTATTTCGTTTGTAGATGGACTAGATTTGGTGAATTTAAAAAATACCGAAAAATTAATTGGAAAGAAAATTCCTGTTGTAAAAGATCATCCTTATCATCCGGATAATTTGGTAGAACAAAAAAGAGATTCTAACAATAAACCTTTTGTACCCAAACCTAAACCTCAAAAAAAAGAAGATATTAATTTTAAAAAACCGAAAAAGAAGGTTTTTTATAGAAAGAAATAA
- a CDS encoding DUF47 domain-containing protein, translating to MGIGNIFRAFQPKDKIFFVLFEQVAEKLIDMSKEFHEGITDFDINDDTLLKKMSDYEHQMDDLTHEIFVQLGENFITPFDREDINYLAAGLDDIADYLFASAKYIYLYKSPEVKQYSELSLLIYKSCVEIQNAIKNLKEFVNPKEVKESCIKINSYENIADDVLSQGIVDVFESNDPIKIIKVKSVLEYLEIVTDKAEDVANTIENIVIKYA from the coding sequence ATGGGAATTGGAAACATTTTCAGAGCATTTCAACCAAAAGACAAAATTTTCTTTGTATTGTTTGAACAAGTAGCAGAAAAATTGATAGACATGTCAAAAGAATTTCACGAAGGAATTACAGATTTTGACATCAATGATGATACTTTACTAAAAAAAATGAGTGATTACGAGCATCAAATGGATGACCTTACTCACGAAATTTTTGTTCAATTAGGTGAAAACTTCATCACTCCTTTTGACAGAGAAGATATTAATTATCTTGCAGCTGGTTTAGATGATATTGCAGATTATTTATTTGCTTCAGCAAAATACATCTATTTGTACAAAAGCCCAGAAGTAAAACAATATTCAGAACTTTCTTTATTGATTTACAAATCTTGTGTAGAAATTCAAAACGCGATTAAAAACTTAAAAGAGTTTGTTAATCCTAAAGAAGTTAAAGAATCTTGCATCAAAATTAATTCTTACGAAAACATTGCTGATGATGTACTGAGCCAAGGAATCGTAGATGTTTTTGAAAGCAATGACCCAATCAAAATCATTAAAGTAAAATCAGTTTTAGAATATCTAGAAATCGTAACTGATAAAGCGGAAGACGTAGCCAATACCATTGAAAACATTGTTATTAAATACGCATAA